One window from the genome of Paramisgurnus dabryanus chromosome 24, PD_genome_1.1, whole genome shotgun sequence encodes:
- the LOC135721378 gene encoding CD48 antigen-like isoform X1 has protein sequence MLIHTVKKMWACVFLLCLTGVFGVYPDPVDFKSVTEGDSVTLYTDQNDIQRYKEVLWTFGDHDHCIAEINKVKKISETKDFREMFTNKLKLDGTTGSLTITNIEFKNSGPYKLRLVDSKRTSEFKFNITVYARLPIPVIFSKVSSQCSSSSVSKCVLLLCSSVNVKDVSLSLYKGNSLLSSTSVSDLNIRLSLYLEVEYQDTNTYSCVVNNPITNQTQQFNVNDVSQIHPNYRCFSFTEAVIRMVFSALVGVAMVAIVIYDIRSRRLELNPKDQTSTSNPK, from the exons ATGCTGATACATACAGTGAAGAAAATGTGGGCTTGTGTGTTTTTACTTTGCTTGACAG GTGTGTTTGGTGTTTATCCAGATCCAGTGGACTTCAAGTCGGTGACAGAGGGAGATTCTGTTACTCTATACACTGATCAAAATGATATACAGAGATATAAAGAAGTACTGTGGACGTTTGGAGATCATGATCATTGTATAGCTGAAATcaataaagtgaaaaaaataagTGAAACAAAAGATTTTCGGGAGATGTTCACAAACAAACTGAAGCTGGATGGAACGACTGGATCTCTTACTATCACAAACATTGAATTTAAAAACTCTGGACCATATAAACTACGACTCGTTGACAGCAAAAGAACTTCTGAGTTTAAATTCAACATTACTGTCTATG CTCGTCTGCCCATTCCTGTCATCTTCAGCAAAGTCTCATCACAATGTTCATCATCATCGGTCTCAAaatgtgtgttgttgttgtgttcGTCAGTGAATGTGAAAGATGTGAGTCTGTCCTTGTACAAAGGAAACAGTTTATTGTCTAGCACCAGTGTGTCTGATCTCAACATCAGACTCTCTCTATATCTGGAGGTTGAATATCAggatacaaacacatacagctGTGTGGTGAACAATCCCATCACAAACCAAACTCAACAGTTCAACGTCAATGATGTCTCTCAGATTCATCCAA ACTACCGATGTTTCAGTTTTACTGAAGCTGTGATCCGAATGGTCTTCTCAGCTCTGGTGGGTGTGGCCATGGTTGCTATAGTGATTTATGACATCAGATCCAGAAGACTTGAACTTAATCCGAAGGATCAGACATCAACGTCAAACCCGAAATGA
- the LOC135723716 gene encoding uncharacterized protein yields MDFFLSLLCFNLNDLYIFKLLNKIDILLVLFCFSVLCMRGVNEFKEKISAVSNNRHFIVIHNDATTTKPDDHILWMFGAENIHNPHGYEWIISKIDSHVRFKDKQSRWHTIWNYSSYGCGEKPRPDKFARSASSSCTIPAANISLMERENVNLHTDVAELQEGDLIKWWTKSQEIAEVTKQSVTIHDNKIKDRIELDNQTGSLTIKNIRTTDSGDYECFIKKGNTGLYKCFTVTVYGDLPIPDIRRVSSASSSERSLSSKCVLLCSVLNVRDVSLSWYKGNSLLSSINESDLIRLSLPLEVEYQDTNTYRCVVNNPITNQTQHLNITHLCQPFPGSEETSHTHSNLIGIAVVLVVVMSLAAAAAAAIAFCKRKHNQDNGRLNRDETSAPLADSNEV; encoded by the exons ATggatttctttctttccttgctctgttttaatttaaatgacctttatatttttaaactgCTGAACAAAATTGATATTTTGCTGGTTTTATTCTGTTTTAGTGTATTGTGCATGAGGG GAGTGAATGAGTTCAAGGAGAAGATTTCGGCAGTATCAAATAATAGACATTTCATAGTCATTCACAATGATGCTACTACAACAAAGCCAGACGATCACATACTGTGGATGTTTGGAGCTGAAAACATTCACAATCCTCACGGTTATGAATGGATAATCTCTAAAATTGACAGTCATGTGAGATTTAAAGATAAGCAGAGTAGGTGGCACACAATTTGGAACTACAGCAGCTATGGTTGTGGAGAAAAACCAAGGCCAGACAAGTTCGCAAGGTCAG CATCTTCCTCGTGTACAATACCTGCTGCAAATATTTCACTGATGGAAAGAGAGAATGTTAATTTACACACCGATGTTGCTGAACTACAAGAAGGTGATTTGATCAAATGGTGGACTAAAAGTCAAGAAATAGCTGAAGTCACTAAACAGAGTGTGACTATACATGATAACAAAATCAAAGACAGAATTGAATTAGACAATCAGACTGGATCTCTAACCATCAAGAACATCAGAACCACAGACTCTGGAGATTATGAATGCTTCATCAAAAAAGGGAACACAGGATTATACAAGTGCTTTACTGTTACAGTCTACG GTGATTTACCCATTCCTGACATTAGGAGAGTCTCTTCAGCATCATCATCAGAAAGATCTTTAAGCTCAAAatgtgtgttgttgtgttcaGTGTTGAATGTGAGAGATGTGAGTCTGTCCTGGTACAAAGGAAACAGTTTATTGTCCAGCATCAATGAGTCTGATCTCATCAGACTCTCTCTACCTCTGGAGGTTGAATATCAggatacaaacacatacagatGTGTGGTGAACAATCCCATCACAAACCAAACTCAACATCTCAATATCACTCATCTCTGTCAGCCGTTTCCAG GTTCTGAAGAGACTTCCCACACTCATTCAAACTTGATAGGCATAGCAGTAGTGTTGGTTGTGGTCATGAGtctagcagcagcagcagcagcagcaataGCTTTTTGTAAGAGAAAACACAATCAGGACAATGGG CGACTCAACAGAGATGAGACTTCTGCACCTCTAGCAGATTCAAATGAAGTCTGA
- the LOC135721378 gene encoding uncharacterized protein isoform X2, producing MLIHTVKKMWACVFLLCLTGVFGVYPDPVDFKSVTEGDSVTLYTDQNDIQRYKEVLWTFGDHDHCIAEINKVKKISETKDFREMFTNKLKLDGTTGSLTITNIEFKNSGPYKLRLVDSKRTSEFKFNITVYARLPIPVIFSKVSSQCSSSSVSKCVLLLCSSVNVKDTTDVSVLLKL from the exons ATGCTGATACATACAGTGAAGAAAATGTGGGCTTGTGTGTTTTTACTTTGCTTGACAG GTGTGTTTGGTGTTTATCCAGATCCAGTGGACTTCAAGTCGGTGACAGAGGGAGATTCTGTTACTCTATACACTGATCAAAATGATATACAGAGATATAAAGAAGTACTGTGGACGTTTGGAGATCATGATCATTGTATAGCTGAAATcaataaagtgaaaaaaataagTGAAACAAAAGATTTTCGGGAGATGTTCACAAACAAACTGAAGCTGGATGGAACGACTGGATCTCTTACTATCACAAACATTGAATTTAAAAACTCTGGACCATATAAACTACGACTCGTTGACAGCAAAAGAACTTCTGAGTTTAAATTCAACATTACTGTCTATG CTCGTCTGCCCATTCCTGTCATCTTCAGCAAAGTCTCATCACAATGTTCATCATCATCGGTCTCAAaatgtgtgttgttgttgtgttcGTCAGTGAATGTGAAAGAT ACTACCGATGTTTCAGTTTTACTGAAGCTGTGA
- the aqp12 gene encoding aquaporin 12: protein MSGLNTSLAYFFTVISVSAIGRVLLWRWKPRWGSLTELIAAFALAGCRLEVETIAEVGMWAGMLGPDVTYTMLFISITIHAIIMQGVSGNPAVTVMGLLEKDIGMVNAGLSVLSQFLGGFLGLLVAGKYWEMELTDMHMIKNLMMSECSTTLRAPLLQGTIAEAISAMTFYLVYLVLKNRTQLLRIPILALLLTFFAYAGNSYTSGIVNPSLAFALTFNCPGHTFLEYALVYWLGPLVGMTLALFLYLGNIPLLFNKNLLYSKKARFRVPKVKNSEEKTS, encoded by the exons ATGTCAGGGCTAAACACATCATTGGCATACTTTTTTACCGTTATAAGCGTCAGTGCAATCGGTAGGGTGCTACTATGGCGCTGGAAACCTCGCTGGGGTTCCCTGACAGAACTCATAGCTGCCTTTGCGCTCGCTGGCTGTAGGTTAGAAGTAGAGACCATTGCAGAGGTCGGTATGTGGGCCGGTATGTTGGGTCCAGATGTGACCTACACTATGCTTTTTATATCTATAACCATTCACGCCATCATCATGCAAGGGGTGAGCGGCAATCCGGCCGTGACTGTTATGGGACTTCTGGAGAAAGACATTGGCATGGTAAACGCCGGTCTCAGTGTTCTTTCGCAATTTCTCGGTGGGTTTCTCGGCCTCTTAGTCGCAGGTAAATATTGGGAGATGGAGCTCACAGACATGCACATGATAAAGAATCTGATGATGTCAGAGTGCAGCACAACCTTGCGAGCTCCGCTGCTACAGGGCACCATTGCAGAAGCCATCAGCGCAATGACGTTTTACCTCGTTTACCTCGTACTAAAGAACAGGACACAGCTGCTGAGAATTCCCATATTGGCTCTGCTGCTGACTTTCTTTGCCTATGCAG GAAATAGCTATACCTCTGGGATTGTGAATCCATCCCTTGCTTTTGCACTAACATTCAACTGTCCTGGTCATACCTTCCTGGAATACGCTCTTGTCTACTGGCTCGGGCCTCTTGTTG GTATGACTCTTGCACTGTTCCTGTATTTGGGAAATATACCACTGCTGTTTAACAAGAATCTACTTTACTCCAAGAAGGCAAGATTTCGGGTACCTAAAGTGAAAAATTCTGAGGAAAAGACCAGCTGA